A genomic window from Rhizobium sp. 007 includes:
- a CDS encoding ABC transporter substrate-binding protein, whose translation MLKKLALAVSLSAFAAGAAHAADVVVSSKIDTEGTLLGNVIALALEASGIKTQDRIALGATPVVRKAITAGEIDIYPEYTGNAGFFFNKADDAAWKNLEQGYDMAKKLDYDANKIVWLAPSPANNTWALGIRNDVAGPNNLKTMSDFGKWVAGGGDAKLAASAEFVNSAGALPAFQTTYGFQLKPDQMVVLSGGDTAATIKAAADQTNGVNTAMVYGTDGAIEAAELTVLEDDKSVQQVYAPTPIIREDVLKANPKIEEILAPIFKSLTADELRKLNARIQVEGEPAKSVAETFLKEKGFLK comes from the coding sequence ATGCTCAAGAAACTCGCGCTTGCCGTCTCACTTTCCGCTTTTGCTGCGGGTGCGGCCCATGCTGCCGACGTCGTCGTCTCGTCGAAGATCGATACGGAAGGCACGCTGCTCGGCAACGTCATTGCGCTGGCGCTGGAAGCCAGCGGCATCAAGACGCAGGATCGCATCGCACTGGGAGCGACGCCGGTCGTGCGCAAGGCGATCACGGCCGGCGAAATCGATATCTATCCGGAATATACCGGTAATGCCGGCTTCTTCTTCAACAAGGCCGATGATGCAGCCTGGAAGAATCTCGAGCAGGGCTACGATATGGCCAAGAAGCTCGACTACGATGCCAACAAGATCGTCTGGCTGGCCCCCTCGCCTGCCAACAACACCTGGGCGCTCGGCATTCGCAACGATGTCGCCGGTCCGAACAACCTCAAGACCATGTCCGATTTCGGCAAATGGGTGGCCGGTGGCGGCGATGCAAAGCTTGCAGCTTCGGCCGAGTTCGTGAACTCGGCCGGTGCGCTTCCCGCCTTCCAGACCACCTACGGCTTCCAACTCAAGCCCGACCAGATGGTCGTCCTTTCCGGCGGCGACACGGCAGCGACGATCAAGGCCGCCGCCGACCAGACGAACGGCGTCAACACCGCCATGGTCTATGGCACCGACGGCGCAATCGAAGCGGCCGAACTCACCGTCCTTGAAGACGATAAGAGCGTGCAGCAGGTCTACGCGCCGACCCCGATCATCCGCGAGGACGTGCTGAAGGCGAACCCGAAGATCGAGGAAATCCTCGCTCCGATCTTCAAGAGCCTGACGGCCGACGAACTGCGAAAGCTGAACGCCAGGATCCAGGTCGAGGGCGAGCCGGCAAAGTCTGTTGCCGAAACCTTTCTGAAGGAAAAGGGCTTCCTGAAGTAA
- a CDS encoding glycoside hydrolase family 2 protein, producing MIEKAELHSGWTLSCNDTGHPGLPEFIPAAVPGCVHLDLLANRLIPDPYLDVNEISNDWIGRTEWTYRCSFEAAPDERKVHELVFDGLDTIATIRLNGEEVARTFNQHRTYRFDVSALLKAGVNELSVTFHSAYAHGAEMEKRYGYRPNNYPGPGNLMRKMACNFGWDWGPTLVTAGIWKPVRLESWDRARLLETRVSATLAGGDGLVKVHAKLTQHGASGACRIVAEIAGVFHTVEIAEDAGEVSFDIRVPSPQLWWPHHLGAQPLYPLKIELRDSVNDDLLDSYSKAIGFRSVRLDTAPDAHGSAFTFIVNEVPLFICGANWIPDDCFPSRVTSDGYVSRIAEAKAANINMLRVWGGGIFERDGFYEACDRAGMLVWQDFLFACAAYPEEEPLRSEVEAEVRDNVVRLMSHASLIVWNGNNENIWGFDEWGWRPIIKEGVTWGLGYYLDLLPKLCAELDPDRPYYPGSPYSGTMDIAPNADEHGCKHIWDVWNDVGYEVYRNYIPRFCSEFGWQAPPSWATLEESVHDNPLTPQSHGVFHHQKATHGNERLIRGLAGHLPIPKTMADWHFATQLNQARAIRFAVEHMRSNRGICKGAVVWQFNDCWPVTSWSALDSAGRRKPLWYALQQTFDPRLLTIQPRGDKLAAIAVNERTLFWRSKISGRRMKLDGTVLAEFEFWRLLCDRFEAKEFILPDDIATPDAADDEVVVVEMLDKRAFHYFVEDVDLKLPRPQFGVAVTLGVDGCEVKVTARTFLKDLCLMADRLDPTAVVDSMLVSLLPGESHVFTLKTKRLISSDDIVPGVVLRSANDLL from the coding sequence ATGATCGAAAAAGCCGAACTTCACAGCGGCTGGACGCTCTCCTGCAACGATACAGGGCATCCCGGACTGCCCGAATTCATTCCCGCAGCCGTTCCCGGCTGTGTGCATCTCGACCTTCTGGCAAACCGGCTGATCCCCGACCCCTATCTCGACGTCAACGAGATCAGCAACGACTGGATCGGCAGAACGGAATGGACCTATCGCTGCAGCTTCGAAGCCGCCCCTGATGAACGCAAAGTTCATGAGCTGGTTTTCGACGGGTTGGATACGATCGCGACGATCCGACTGAACGGCGAGGAGGTGGCGCGAACCTTCAACCAGCATCGCACCTACCGCTTCGATGTTTCAGCGTTGCTGAAGGCCGGCGTCAACGAACTCAGCGTCACCTTCCATTCCGCCTATGCCCACGGTGCGGAGATGGAGAAGCGTTACGGCTACCGGCCCAACAATTATCCCGGGCCCGGCAACCTGATGCGCAAGATGGCCTGCAATTTCGGCTGGGACTGGGGGCCGACCTTGGTGACTGCGGGGATATGGAAGCCGGTGCGGCTGGAAAGCTGGGATCGGGCACGGCTCCTCGAGACCCGGGTATCGGCGACGCTTGCAGGGGGCGATGGCCTGGTGAAGGTCCATGCCAAGCTGACGCAGCATGGCGCATCGGGTGCATGCAGGATCGTCGCCGAGATTGCGGGCGTATTTCATACGGTCGAGATTGCGGAAGATGCCGGAGAGGTCAGCTTCGATATCCGCGTTCCATCGCCGCAGCTTTGGTGGCCGCATCATCTCGGCGCCCAGCCACTCTATCCGCTGAAGATCGAGTTGCGCGATAGCGTAAACGATGACTTACTCGATAGCTATTCCAAGGCGATCGGCTTTCGCTCTGTCCGGCTAGATACTGCGCCGGACGCACATGGCTCAGCCTTCACTTTCATCGTCAACGAGGTGCCGCTTTTCATCTGCGGCGCGAACTGGATTCCCGACGATTGCTTCCCCTCGCGTGTGACTTCGGACGGCTATGTCTCGCGCATCGCCGAGGCGAAGGCAGCAAACATCAATATGCTGCGCGTCTGGGGCGGCGGCATTTTCGAGCGCGATGGATTCTACGAGGCGTGCGACCGCGCCGGGATGCTGGTCTGGCAAGACTTCCTCTTTGCCTGTGCTGCCTATCCGGAGGAAGAGCCGCTTCGTAGCGAAGTGGAAGCCGAGGTACGTGACAATGTCGTCCGGCTGATGTCACATGCTTCGCTCATCGTCTGGAATGGCAACAATGAGAATATCTGGGGCTTCGACGAGTGGGGCTGGCGGCCGATCATCAAGGAGGGCGTTACCTGGGGGCTTGGCTATTATCTCGATCTGCTCCCGAAGCTGTGCGCCGAACTCGACCCCGACCGGCCCTATTATCCCGGTAGTCCCTATTCCGGCACGATGGATATCGCGCCCAATGCGGACGAACACGGGTGCAAGCATATCTGGGATGTGTGGAACGACGTCGGCTACGAGGTTTATCGCAACTACATCCCGCGCTTTTGCTCCGAATTCGGCTGGCAGGCACCGCCGAGTTGGGCGACGCTCGAAGAAAGCGTGCATGACAATCCGCTGACGCCGCAATCACATGGCGTCTTCCATCATCAAAAGGCGACACATGGCAACGAGCGGCTGATCCGCGGCCTTGCCGGCCATTTGCCCATACCGAAGACGATGGCCGACTGGCATTTCGCCACACAGTTGAACCAGGCGCGCGCGATCCGCTTCGCCGTCGAGCATATGCGCTCGAATCGCGGCATCTGCAAAGGTGCAGTGGTTTGGCAGTTCAACGATTGCTGGCCGGTAACCTCCTGGTCCGCACTCGATTCCGCGGGGCGGCGAAAGCCGCTCTGGTACGCCCTGCAACAGACTTTCGATCCGCGCCTTTTGACGATCCAGCCGCGGGGAGACAAGCTCGCCGCCATAGCCGTCAACGAGCGGACGCTTTTCTGGCGGTCGAAAATCAGCGGCAGGCGCATGAAGCTCGACGGGACGGTGCTTGCCGAATTCGAATTCTGGCGGCTGCTCTGCGACAGGTTCGAAGCCAAGGAATTCATCCTGCCGGACGACATCGCCACTCCAGATGCGGCTGATGACGAGGTGGTCGTCGTAGAGATGCTCGACAAACGAGCCTTCCACTATTTCGTCGAGGATGTCGACCTGAAGCTGCCGAGGCCGCAGTTTGGCGTCGCAGTCACGCTTGGTGTCGACGGCTGCGAGGTGAAGGTCACGGCCAGAACTTTTCTGAAGGATCTTTGCCTGATGGCCGACCGGCTCGATCCGACTGCGGTGGTGGATTCCATGCTTGTGTCCCTGCTGCCGGGCGAGAGCCACGTTTTCACGCTGAAGACGAAGAGGCTGATCTCTTCGGACGATATCGTCCCGGGCGTGGTTCTTCGCTCGGCCAACGATCTCCTTTGA
- a CDS encoding ABC transporter permease, producing MEETLAVRKLDRLGVVLVAAGIIATALLPFIYVKANRIASGKPMLLTQLLDHPSIIILAILLVATAFATLFAKSAPLRLAIATLGLAALVAAIGLVAAAFTPPNSNAARMTPGGGFWVLFAVVGLIISDALVKVRLTPWMRVAALIGYTALLAGCLSSGLLDSLSIMKEFATRSAQFWSEAVAHSLLALGSLAIAIVVGLPLGIFCFWVPKLRAAVLQGLSLIQTIPSLALFGILMLPLGYIATHVPLAADFGIRGIGTAPALIALVLYSLLPIVANTVVGLEGVDPSVRDAAAGMGLTRRQILTGIDMPLAFPVILTGIRIVLVQAIGLVTIAALIGGGGFGIFIFQGLGQTAMDLVMLGAVPTVFFAFSSAVILDAVIDSIRGSAA from the coding sequence ATGGAAGAAACCTTAGCGGTCCGCAAATTGGATCGGCTCGGCGTGGTTCTCGTGGCTGCCGGCATCATCGCCACGGCCCTTTTGCCCTTCATCTATGTGAAGGCAAACCGCATTGCCTCCGGCAAGCCGATGCTGCTTACGCAGCTTCTCGACCACCCTTCCATCATCATTCTAGCCATTCTGCTGGTCGCCACCGCATTTGCTACGCTCTTTGCAAAGAGCGCCCCGTTGCGGCTTGCGATAGCGACGCTTGGCCTGGCAGCACTTGTCGCGGCGATCGGTCTCGTTGCCGCGGCCTTTACTCCACCCAACAGCAATGCGGCGCGCATGACGCCGGGAGGCGGTTTCTGGGTGCTGTTTGCCGTCGTCGGTCTCATCATTTCGGATGCGCTCGTCAAGGTCCGCCTGACGCCGTGGATGCGGGTCGCCGCGCTGATCGGCTACACTGCGCTCTTGGCCGGTTGCCTTTCTTCCGGCTTGCTCGACAGCCTGTCGATCATGAAGGAGTTCGCAACGCGGTCTGCTCAATTCTGGTCCGAGGCGGTCGCCCATTCGCTGCTTGCCCTCGGTTCGCTTGCGATCGCGATCGTCGTCGGCTTGCCGCTCGGCATCTTCTGTTTCTGGGTACCGAAGCTGCGCGCCGCCGTGCTGCAGGGCCTCAGCCTGATCCAGACCATCCCGAGCCTTGCGCTCTTCGGCATCCTCATGCTGCCGCTCGGCTATATCGCAACGCATGTGCCGCTCGCAGCGGACTTCGGCATCCGCGGGATTGGCACGGCGCCGGCGCTGATCGCGCTCGTGCTCTATTCCTTGCTGCCGATCGTAGCCAATACGGTCGTCGGTCTTGAGGGCGTTGATCCTTCAGTGCGGGATGCAGCCGCCGGCATGGGACTGACGCGCCGGCAAATCCTGACCGGCATCGATATGCCGCTTGCCTTTCCGGTCATTCTCACCGGCATCCGCATCGTGCTCGTACAGGCGATCGGCCTTGTGACGATCGCAGCGCTCATCGGCGGCGGCGGGTTCGGCATCTTCATTTTCCAGGGCCTCGGGCAGACCGCCATGGATCTCGTCATGCTCGGTGCCGTGCCGACCGTCTTCTTCGCCTTTTCATCGGCCGTCATCCTCGATGCGGTCATAGACAGCATACGGGGATCGGCCGCATGA
- a CDS encoding zinc-binding alcohol dehydrogenase family protein produces MKAVLCQKPGVLEMVEHPSPGTPAPGWVRLAVSHVGICGTDYHIFEGKHPFLEYPRVMGHEISATVLEAGDGVTMTARTPVIVNPYLSCGNCIACRQDKPNCCTSIKVLGVHTDGAFCEEITVPAGNLYAAKGLSLEAAATVEFLAIGAHAVRRSMARAGSRSLVIGAGPIGLGAAIFSRIAGHDVTLLDTSAERLQMASERFGFVSGIVANDETAEAVKAKTDGDGFDAVFDATGYGPSMEKAFSFVAHGGALVLVSVVKDDIRFSDPEFHKREMTVIGSRNATRADFEHVADSIAKGLVPVDKLITHRTTLADAPRDLPRWTHEKTGLIKAVIKVAA; encoded by the coding sequence ATGAAAGCAGTGCTTTGCCAGAAGCCCGGCGTGCTCGAAATGGTCGAGCACCCCTCCCCCGGAACGCCTGCCCCCGGTTGGGTCCGGCTTGCCGTCAGCCACGTCGGCATTTGCGGCACGGACTATCACATCTTCGAAGGCAAACACCCCTTCCTCGAATATCCGCGCGTCATGGGCCACGAAATCTCGGCAACCGTGCTCGAGGCGGGTGACGGTGTCACGATGACTGCCCGAACGCCGGTGATCGTCAATCCTTACCTTTCCTGCGGCAACTGCATTGCCTGCCGGCAAGACAAACCGAACTGCTGCACGAGTATCAAGGTGCTCGGCGTCCACACCGATGGAGCGTTCTGCGAAGAGATCACCGTTCCGGCCGGCAATCTCTATGCCGCGAAAGGCTTGAGCCTCGAGGCGGCAGCAACCGTCGAGTTCCTGGCGATCGGCGCACACGCCGTCCGACGTTCGATGGCGCGCGCCGGCTCGCGCTCGCTGGTCATCGGCGCAGGTCCTATCGGGCTTGGGGCTGCAATCTTCTCACGGATTGCCGGACATGACGTAACGCTGCTCGACACCAGTGCCGAACGGTTGCAGATGGCTTCGGAGCGATTCGGCTTCGTCTCCGGCATTGTCGCCAATGACGAAACGGCGGAAGCCGTGAAGGCGAAGACGGACGGCGACGGCTTCGATGCCGTGTTCGACGCGACGGGCTACGGTCCTTCGATGGAGAAGGCTTTCAGTTTCGTGGCGCATGGCGGCGCGCTGGTGCTGGTTAGCGTCGTGAAGGACGACATCCGCTTTTCCGACCCGGAATTCCACAAGCGCGAAATGACGGTCATCGGCAGCCGCAATGCGACGCGCGCCGACTTCGAGCATGTCGCGGATTCGATCGCCAAAGGTCTGGTACCGGTCGACAAGCTGATCACGCACCGCACGACCCTTGCCGACGCGCCGCGCGACCTCCCCCGCTGGACGCATGAAAAGACCGGCCTCATCAAGGCCGTCATCAAAGTGGCCGCTTAA
- a CDS encoding ABC transporter permease, with protein sequence MKLVVANLFRFTALGLLLILLFRTEWLSFILVPLTSNNAPPVYTQNSLPSLAFGHLQLVAVSIVGSAILAVLAGVFVTRKSGEDFLPLSRAIANAGQTFPPVAVLALAVPATGFGAAPTLIALFLYGLLPIFENTVSGLRQVSPSVLDAADGMGMDATQRLLRVELPLALPLILEGLKVATVINIGTATIGSTVAAKGLGEVIIAGLISDNTAFILQGGLIVGLMAVLIYDAMGLIESAITQRIGLRPA encoded by the coding sequence ATGAAGCTTGTCGTCGCCAACCTCTTTCGTTTCACAGCGCTGGGGCTACTCCTGATCCTGCTTTTCAGGACCGAGTGGCTTTCCTTCATACTGGTGCCACTGACCAGCAACAACGCGCCGCCGGTCTACACGCAAAACAGCCTGCCATCGCTTGCCTTCGGCCACCTCCAACTGGTGGCCGTCTCGATCGTCGGCAGTGCCATTCTGGCGGTTCTGGCCGGCGTCTTCGTGACGCGGAAAAGCGGCGAGGATTTCCTGCCGCTCTCACGCGCGATCGCCAATGCCGGGCAGACCTTCCCGCCGGTCGCCGTGCTGGCGCTTGCCGTTCCGGCCACAGGCTTCGGCGCCGCTCCGACGCTGATCGCTCTCTTTCTCTATGGCCTGCTGCCGATCTTCGAGAATACCGTCTCCGGATTGCGTCAGGTTTCGCCGTCCGTTCTTGATGCCGCTGACGGCATGGGGATGGATGCGACACAGCGGCTTTTGCGCGTTGAGCTGCCGCTTGCGCTTCCGCTCATCCTTGAGGGACTAAAGGTCGCGACCGTCATCAATATCGGCACGGCGACGATCGGCTCGACGGTTGCGGCAAAGGGCCTTGGCGAGGTCATCATCGCTGGCCTGATCTCCGACAATACAGCCTTCATCCTGCAAGGCGGTCTCATCGTCGGCCTGATGGCCGTGCTGATCTACGATGCAATGGGGCTCATCGAAAGCGCGATAACGCAAAGAATAGGCTTGCGCCCCGCATAG
- a CDS encoding copper homeostasis protein CutC, which yields MPALLEVCVDSPKGLAAAIEGGAGRIELCSALELGGLTPVAGLMKAAASAAIPVYAMIRPHSGPFIFDAADEDVMLADIDAVRAFGLAGVVIGANRPDGTLDMPLIHRLKKHAAGLGSTLHRAFDLVPDADVALEQAVELGCERILTSGCTPKAMDGLETLKRISAKAAGRISVMPGSGVRPGNVAEILRATGAREIHGSCSSPAASVDPRAVYFGFETPASNQTDVAVVRQMRQAIDAA from the coding sequence ATGCCGGCTTTGCTGGAAGTGTGCGTGGACAGCCCGAAAGGCCTTGCTGCCGCAATCGAAGGCGGCGCGGGCCGTATCGAACTTTGCTCGGCGCTCGAGCTGGGCGGCCTGACGCCGGTCGCAGGTCTCATGAAAGCCGCAGCCTCAGCTGCGATCCCAGTCTACGCGATGATCCGTCCGCATTCCGGGCCCTTCATCTTCGATGCAGCGGACGAGGATGTAATGCTGGCGGATATCGATGCCGTCCGCGCTTTCGGCCTCGCCGGCGTTGTCATCGGCGCCAACCGCCCCGACGGAACGCTGGACATGCCGCTCATCCACCGCTTGAAAAAGCATGCTGCCGGTCTGGGCTCTACGCTGCATCGCGCCTTCGACCTCGTGCCGGATGCCGATGTTGCGCTGGAGCAGGCCGTCGAGCTTGGCTGCGAACGCATCCTCACCTCCGGCTGCACACCGAAAGCGATGGACGGCCTCGAAACGCTGAAGCGTATCTCCGCAAAGGCCGCCGGCCGGATATCGGTCATGCCGGGCAGCGGCGTGCGCCCCGGCAATGTTGCGGAAATTCTGCGCGCAACGGGCGCCCGCGAGATCCATGGCTCCTGCAGTTCGCCGGCAGCAAGCGTGGATCCGCGTGCCGTTTATTTCGGCTTCGAGACACCGGCCTCCAATCAAACCGATGTCGCGGTCGTCCGGCAGATGCGCCAGGCGATCGACGCGGCTTAA
- a CDS encoding VOC family protein, which produces MAKMIHSMIRVLDEARSVDFYSKVLGLTVADRVDFETFTLIYMSNAETGFELELTINKGRTASYDLGNGYGHLAVSVDEVAVEHERLTKAGLNPGKLVELNRDGKLFGLFFFITDPDGYKIEVLQRHGRFQ; this is translated from the coding sequence TTGGCAAAGATGATCCACTCCATGATCCGCGTACTCGACGAGGCGCGCTCCGTCGATTTCTACAGCAAGGTCTTGGGGCTGACAGTCGCCGATCGGGTCGATTTCGAGACCTTCACGCTGATCTATATGAGCAATGCCGAGACCGGATTCGAGCTGGAGCTGACGATCAACAAGGGCCGTACCGCATCCTACGACCTCGGCAACGGCTATGGTCACCTCGCCGTTTCGGTCGATGAGGTCGCCGTCGAACACGAGCGATTGACGAAAGCCGGCCTCAACCCCGGCAAGCTTGTCGAGCTCAACCGCGACGGCAAGCTCTTCGGCCTCTTCTTCTTCATCACCGATCCCGACGGCTACAAGATCGAAGTTCTGCAGCGTCACGGTCGTTTCCAGTAA
- a CDS encoding ABC transporter ATP-binding protein, whose product MTMIEIRNVTKRYGAATVVDGVSMSVEKGSITVIVGTSGSGKSTLMRMINRLVPITEGQIFVAGQNVMDVPATDLRRKIGYAIQGHGLFPHRTVAQNIATVPELLGWDAGRTAGRVDELLGLFNLDPASFAEKYPHQLSGGQQQRVGVARALAAEPELLLMDEPFGALDPVIRGKAQDDLLAIQKQFGTTVILVTHDMDEAFHLGNQIAVMSEGRLLQCSTPEKILTEPADPFVQQLTGTSDRALKLMSLLPLKASMAPAKTGLPYALPQSISLRDALAEMIWQGVEEAAVQDADRAPVGSISMTRLLELGRKA is encoded by the coding sequence ATGACCATGATCGAGATCAGGAACGTCACCAAACGCTATGGCGCTGCAACCGTCGTCGATGGTGTCTCGATGAGTGTCGAGAAGGGTTCGATCACCGTCATCGTCGGCACGTCCGGTTCGGGCAAATCGACGCTGATGCGGATGATCAATCGGCTAGTCCCGATCACCGAAGGGCAGATCTTCGTCGCCGGGCAGAATGTCATGGACGTGCCGGCAACAGACCTCCGCCGCAAGATCGGCTACGCAATCCAGGGTCATGGGCTCTTTCCGCACCGGACCGTGGCGCAGAATATCGCAACCGTACCGGAACTGCTGGGCTGGGACGCAGGGCGCACCGCCGGGCGCGTCGACGAGCTCCTCGGTCTCTTCAATCTCGATCCGGCAAGTTTTGCCGAAAAATACCCCCATCAGCTTTCCGGCGGTCAGCAGCAACGCGTCGGTGTAGCCCGCGCGCTCGCCGCCGAACCAGAGCTACTGCTGATGGACGAGCCCTTTGGTGCGCTCGATCCAGTTATCCGCGGAAAGGCGCAGGACGATCTTCTGGCGATCCAGAAGCAGTTCGGCACGACCGTCATTCTCGTGACCCACGACATGGACGAGGCCTTCCACCTCGGCAACCAGATCGCCGTCATGAGCGAGGGCAGGCTGCTGCAATGCTCGACGCCGGAAAAGATACTGACCGAACCGGCCGACCCCTTCGTGCAACAGTTGACCGGTACCTCCGACAGGGCCTTGAAACTGATGTCGCTGCTGCCGCTCAAGGCAAGCATGGCGCCCGCCAAGACAGGGCTGCCTTACGCACTGCCGCAATCGATCAGCCTTCGGGACGCTCTCGCGGAAATGATCTGGCAAGGGGTCGAGGAAGCAGCTGTACAAGATGCCGACAGGGCTCCGGTCGGCTCCATCTCCATGACGCGGCTTCTCGAACTGGGCCGCAAGGCATGA
- a CDS encoding ABC transporter permease, whose amino-acid sequence MTVTPTEIVAPPPRRKVNILFSLTLIGLLLFLWILLGIVTVSFWTPLNISNLLRQGAMTAILALGQTFVIITAGIDLSVGAIVGFAGVILAWLLQAGVPVWASVVITLLIGVGIGAFHGFGIVKMGLPPFIITLATLTSLRGIGLLITNGSTINIVNEPFTNFARANFLGVPSLFWMVILVAVPSFVFLHLSRWGRYLFAVGSNREAARLSGVRVDGMIYLAYILSATFAAFVGVLLASRIAIGNATQADGWELQAIASSVIGGTSLFGAIGSVHGPLIGAFILATINNGANLLNVNSFWQRIITGLLIIVIVYFDQLRRRRSQ is encoded by the coding sequence ATGACTGTAACCCCCACGGAAATCGTCGCCCCGCCGCCGCGCCGAAAAGTGAACATCCTATTTAGCTTGACCCTGATCGGGCTGCTTCTCTTCCTCTGGATCCTCCTCGGCATCGTCACCGTCAGCTTCTGGACGCCGCTCAATATTTCGAACCTGCTGCGGCAGGGCGCGATGACGGCAATCCTGGCGCTCGGCCAGACCTTCGTTATCATTACGGCCGGCATCGACCTATCCGTCGGCGCCATCGTCGGCTTTGCCGGTGTCATCCTCGCGTGGCTTCTGCAGGCAGGGGTCCCGGTGTGGGCATCCGTCGTCATAACGCTGCTGATCGGGGTCGGGATCGGAGCCTTTCACGGCTTCGGCATCGTCAAGATGGGTCTGCCGCCGTTCATCATCACCTTGGCGACGCTGACCTCGTTGCGCGGTATCGGATTGCTCATCACCAACGGATCGACGATCAATATCGTCAACGAGCCCTTCACGAACTTCGCCCGCGCCAACTTTCTCGGCGTGCCGAGCCTCTTCTGGATGGTCATACTCGTTGCGGTTCCGTCCTTCGTCTTCCTGCATCTGAGCCGCTGGGGTCGCTATCTTTTCGCGGTCGGCTCCAACCGCGAAGCTGCCCGCCTTTCGGGCGTGCGCGTCGACGGCATGATCTATCTCGCCTATATTCTCTCGGCGACCTTCGCCGCCTTCGTCGGCGTGCTGCTTGCCTCGCGCATCGCGATCGGCAACGCGACCCAGGCCGACGGGTGGGAACTGCAGGCGATCGCCTCTTCCGTTATCGGCGGGACCAGCCTTTTCGGTGCGATCGGCTCGGTTCATGGTCCGTTGATCGGCGCCTTCATCCTGGCCACGATCAACAACGGCGCGAACCTCCTGAACGTCAACTCCTTCTGGCAGCGTATCATCACCGGTCTGCTGATCATCGTGATCGTCTATTTCGATCAGTTGCGCCGCCGCCGGAGCCAGTGA
- a CDS encoding LysR family transcriptional regulator, giving the protein MHLGALFVASHVLSSGSVRETARRFSLAASTVSAAVSNLESELAIKLTKRSSGELVKLIASGKVRDALRPIMHAVEQLYELAGERAETFESWASRIPVKLVTIERFLEVADQGSINRAARRLQLGQPQLSLQIANLEKFVGHQLLERQAQGSTLTENGRRVYGIFSAVSQAWNDLKSAADERYRRAARSLRIGSIIPTGAESWVARCLGAVVADWNAGRSKNAISLISMTADDLREALRSGRIDVAILDSVFELESFGHRELLRTDLVAIAPPGSTGLTVADLVAEHPICTPSERTGLGDAATALSRERTVSRRFRNQDIMAADSLPVIVDLVANHGYVSFLGRVSALPIADRVRIVELAEHIPISYHVAFNHRKASADACAMISAAVHKIISEPVAKTAAVA; this is encoded by the coding sequence TTGCATCTCGGTGCCCTTTTTGTCGCCAGCCACGTTCTCTCCTCGGGTTCAGTTCGCGAAACCGCGCGGCGCTTCTCGCTCGCGGCCTCCACGGTATCGGCGGCGGTCAGCAATCTTGAGAGTGAGCTTGCGATCAAGTTGACCAAGCGCAGTTCCGGTGAACTCGTCAAACTGATCGCGAGCGGCAAGGTGCGTGACGCGCTGCGGCCCATCATGCACGCGGTCGAGCAGCTTTATGAACTCGCCGGCGAACGCGCCGAAACCTTCGAAAGCTGGGCATCGCGCATTCCGGTCAAGCTCGTGACGATCGAGCGCTTTCTGGAGGTCGCGGATCAGGGCAGCATCAATCGTGCCGCCCGGCGTCTTCAGCTTGGCCAGCCGCAACTTTCATTGCAGATCGCCAACCTTGAGAAGTTCGTCGGTCATCAGCTTCTCGAACGTCAGGCGCAGGGCTCGACGCTGACCGAGAACGGAAGGCGGGTCTACGGCATCTTTTCGGCGGTGAGCCAGGCCTGGAATGATCTCAAATCAGCGGCCGACGAACGCTATCGGCGTGCGGCGCGTTCGCTGCGTATCGGATCGATCATTCCGACGGGTGCGGAAAGCTGGGTTGCGCGCTGCCTGGGCGCTGTGGTGGCCGATTGGAATGCGGGGCGCAGCAAGAATGCCATTTCGCTGATCTCCATGACTGCCGATGATCTGCGGGAAGCCCTGAGATCTGGCCGCATCGACGTGGCGATCCTGGATTCGGTGTTCGAGCTGGAAAGCTTCGGACATCGCGAACTCCTTCGCACCGATCTGGTGGCAATCGCGCCGCCGGGAAGTACGGGGCTGACTGTCGCCGATCTGGTGGCCGAGCATCCCATCTGCACGCCGAGCGAGCGAACCGGCCTGGGCGATGCCGCAACCGCACTGAGCCGCGAGCGGACCGTAAGCCGCCGCTTTCGCAACCAGGATATCATGGCGGCGGATTCACTGCCGGTGATCGTCGATCTCGTCGCGAACCACGGCTATGTCTCTTTCCTCGGACGCGTCAGCGCGTTGCCGATCGCCGATCGCGTCCGTATTGTCGAACTCGCAGAACACATCCCGATTTCCTATCATGTCGCCTTCAATCATCGGAAAGCATCGGCGGATGCCTGCGCCATGATTTCTGCAGCCGTGCACAAGATCATCTCGGAGCCTGTCGCAAAAACCGCTGCTGTCGCCTAA